One region of Mangifera indica cultivar Alphonso chromosome 3, CATAS_Mindica_2.1, whole genome shotgun sequence genomic DNA includes:
- the LOC123211300 gene encoding uncharacterized protein LOC123211300 encodes MDLWFVVAAAAAGYLAKYWQNVSRDNLSKLSSKGPNIEKSESPSSSFCSLAQRTNLDKDVSMDKRKVLDHSYSDRHESDGVSVAEVASTGKIDSEKLGGLGNYEYCDLLSISTLPPILLHGENLEESGLNGDIVDDSGNPSTLDMGYFHGSGMHRSSLRYKHSHRHFVKPQNSFESCLMAELHPKHMKMEEFVLSPLPSPSIPTVRPLHVTDGSWIINRASSDFGSARFRIDSNMLHNEAHSGKCENVLGVPPLPQISSLDVPKKMKFKSGNGQVGRLSSSSNFSNGSLFRTQGSQDGTALFCLGIFIGVIFSFLPNKREVYKLKELLRQTDNLVQDLQEELAMKDSLTVKELAVENYKSPDTCDNSFHESMTNTFRPQQLDIKFDDKELCDKKTDEGSEALSKIEAELEAELERMGLNMNSSSLDRRLCDCDELDPDFEADLAQGELRTDMINKQFADQPESDKDASGTSTSHSANYEVSPRELSLRLHEVIQSRLEARVKELEAALENSHWKLKCLESKEKNSWRKLSSSELRYSSDEEGSIFSEYNSTAEPVVMNLSGEALDAYNEAYDEQMKANESEEEDSPSGFYEKNCHDGRVNGSLAHLTHNTEIISKESNYNLGGDDNSDFDDEMQKQLIKQIVEKTRKGSPAVLNAQKWLFFMEKDEH; translated from the exons ATGGATTTGTGGTTTGTTGTAGCTGCAGCAGCTGCTGGATATTTAGCCAAGTATTGGCAGAATGTTTCTAGGGATAACTTGTCAAAGTTGTCTTCAAAGGGTCCAAACATTGAGAAATCTGAGTCTCCTAGCAGCTCCTTTTGCAGTTTGGCACAGAGGACAAATCTAGACAAAGATGTTTCTATGGATAAGAGAAAAGTTTTGGACCATAGTTATTCTGATAGGCATGAATCAGATGGTGTTTCAGTTGCAGAAGTAGCTTCTACTGGTAAGATTGATAGTGAAAAGCTTGGAGGCTTAGGAAATTATGAATATTGTGATTTACTTTCAATATCCACCTTACCACCCATATTGTTGCATGGGGAAAACCTAGAAGAAAGTGGATTGAATGGTGATATCGTTGATGATTCTGGTAACCCTTCTACATTGGATATGGGTTACTTTCATGGTTCTGGGATGCACAGAAGCTCTCTTAGATATAAACATTCACATCGCCATTTTGTCAAACCTCAAAATTCCTTTGAAAGTTGCCTTATGGCTGAGCTACACCCTAAACACATGAAAATGGAAGAGTTTGTTCTTAGTCCCCTTCCATCACCATCAATTCCAACTGTTAGGCCATTGCATGTAACTGATGGAAGCTGGATAATTAACAGAGCAAGCAGCGATTTTGGAAGTGCAAGGTTTAGGATTGATAGTAATATGCTGCATAATGAAGCCCATTCAGGAAAGTGTGAAAACGTACTAGGAGTTCCTCCGCTACCCCAAATCAGCTCTTTGGATGTCCCTAAGAAGATGAAATTTAAGTCGGGAAATGGCCAGGTTGGAAGGTTGAGCAGTTCCAGTAACTTTAGTAATGGATCACTATTTCGCACTCAAG GTTCACAGGATGGAACAGCTCTCTTTTGTCTTGGAATTTTCATTGGTGTAATATTCTCTTTCTTACCAAATAAAAGAGAAGTATACAAATTGAAGGAGTTGTTGAGGCAAACAGACAACTTGGTCCAAGATCTACAAGAGGAACTTGCGATGAAAGATTCATTGACTGTGAAGGAACTAGCTGTTGAGAATTACAAATCACCAGATACATGTGACAATTCCTTTCATGAGAGCATGACAAATACTTTTCGCCCACAACAATTGGACATAAAGTTTGATGATAAAGAATTGTGTGATAAGAAAACTGATGAGGGATCAGAAGCTCTGAGTAAAATTGAAGCAGAGCTTGAAGCTGAACTTGAGAGGATGGGACTAAATATGAATTCATCTAGCTTGGATAGAAGATTGTGTGATTGTGATGAG CTTGACCCAGACTTTGAAGCAGATTTAGCTCAAGGTGAATTGAGAACTGACATGATCAATAAGCAATTTGCTGACCAACCTGAGTCGGATAAAGATGCAAGTGGAACCTCCACAAGTCATTCTGCCAATTATGAAGTCTCGCCCCGGGAGCTGAGCTTGCGTCTGCATGAAGTGATTCAATCAAGATTGGAAGCCCGTGTGAAGGAGCTTGAAGCAGCCCTTGAGAACAGCCACTGGAAGTTGAAATGCTTGGAATCCAAGGAAAAGAACTCTTGGAGGAAGTTATCTAGCAGTGAACTTAGATATTCTTCCGATGAAGAAGGTTCTATATTTAGTGAATACAATTCCACAGCTGAACCTGTAGTTATGAATTTATCAGGGGAAGCTCTAGATGCATACAATGAGGCTTATGATGAACAAATGAAGGCAAATGAGTCAGAAGAAGAGGATTCACCATCAGGGTTTTATGAAAAGAATTGTCATGATGGAAGGGTAAATGGTTCTTTGGCACATCTAACACACAATACGGAGATAATATCAAAAGAATCCAATTATAATCTAGGTGGTGATGATAACAGTGACTTTGATGATGAGATGCAGAAGCAACTGATAAAACAAATAGTAGAGAAAACCAGGAAAGGTTCTCCAGCAGTTCTGAACGCTCAAAAATGGTTGTTTTTTATGGAAAAAGATGAGCACtga